A DNA window from Desulfofundulus luciae contains the following coding sequences:
- the yqfC gene encoding sporulation protein YqfC, producing MAWREWKKRLSEFLEIPNDVMLNLPRVVLMGNLQAFIENHRGILEYTPQIVRVGIEEGELEITGEKLILRNILPDEICVEGMIKTITFK from the coding sequence ATGGCCTGGCGGGAATGGAAAAAGCGGTTATCGGAATTTCTGGAGATCCCCAACGATGTAATGCTGAACCTTCCCCGCGTTGTGCTCATGGGAAATCTGCAGGCCTTTATTGAGAACCACCGTGGCATTTTAGAATATACCCCCCAAATTGTGCGCGTTGGTATTGAAGAGGGGGAGCTGGAAATTACCGGAGAGAAATTGATCCTGCGCAACATTCTCCCCGACGAGATTTGCGTGGAAGGGATGATTAAGACCATTACGTTTAAATAG